In the genome of Microplitis demolitor isolate Queensland-Clemson2020A chromosome 5, iyMicDemo2.1a, whole genome shotgun sequence, the window aaatacatggagtgatcAGGTACACTACTTttctgatcgggtactagatATTTTACCTTAGGTTCGGTTTTTTATGTTttgtcatttatatttacgGAAATAATTACCAGCTCCCTTTACATACATTCAtgcgaaataattttaaaaaattataagtagctgataataaaaactttcatGCTTGTGAAGTAGGAGTGTgcgaatattcaaatttacgaattattcgaCACGAActcgaatcgaataattcgaaatttcgaataatttgtaaattatcgaataattcgtgaatattcaaattatttggaaGTTTATGATTTTCGGTTCATGAcgttgtttattttattgttctcATCATATCCCACATTAATTTTAGAATcaaacgatttaaaatttctaaacaaaaaattatgataaactattgtagattttttttattgtttgatttCAAAACTATATCAAAAAAtactcaagaaaataaaacttcTAAATGCAAATTTAGAACTGCCTAACActtcaatttgaaaaattgttaacgaTTTCTATGGAAGCATTGAAGTTCAATGAAATTGATAGATATTATACTTTATACaccgtaaaaaatttgcagaatgaacgcggattaaataaaatcagcGTCACTTCGAAATCACTTCgctgaaaagaaaaattcccTATTCACAGAAATCATTtcattatgtaaaaaattcaacaatgacttgaaaattttgaattatactAAAGCTTCAGAATAGAAATAAACTATTCAAAGGATTTGAATTGTGcaacaaattcaaataatttaaaaattatcgaataattcaaaaagttacgaattattcgaaaatttacgaatcattctaattattcgattcgaatTTTGAATCGAATGCTATTCACACACCCCTATTTTGAAGTTGAAGAAatagaattttcattttccatcattaatataatttccGAGTCACAAACTGTCATACGACATTACATATTAACCATACCacgaaataacattttatactatacaaaatataaattatttctataaaagcTATGTTTTTATTGGAGCAATATGATGTTTTTCGAACTTATgtattatatagaattataatttagtgaattactaaaacattttataatttaaaaacagtatatttgtataactattaaatcctgagtcaattatttattaaaataattatgttttccATTAAAGAgttatatcaattaaatacaaatttatttaagtataaaaactCCATACCATGTGAATGcggaatgaaataaaatccgcgtcACTCCAAAATAacttcactaaaaaaaaaaatccctttTTACTCCGCATGcgaaggaatttttttttaaactccgagTTCTGGAATGAATTCGGATTGAAAGAAAATTCGGATTCACTCTCGATTTTTAACAGTGTATATATAcaactgaaaattatttttatcattgaaaaaagttgactcaactcaatatttaaaacgCATTGTATGTAAATTTACATAGATTGTAGTCGCTAAGGACCCTGGagatttatacaattttaaaaattaaaataataaatttttaatagaactATTGATCTTGtcaatatttcataaaataataattttgatttaaatccagtttcattgataaaaaaaattaatcatttagtGAAACTTTGATATACAATTCAATAAAAcagtataagaaaaaatactttttttattacatgaaatttacattttttttctcagtactttttataattaatcattttgatTCTTTACactaaaataaacatttcttaaaattagtttaaaatatactcTCTATAAAAGATTATCTATACTCATTCATTaatatactttaattattcaagttcacgttataaaaatataatttattatgtacctgaagattGGAACTTTTTTCGCgaaacgaaaatgaaaaaaatttatgtaatttgactCTAAAGGTGGCTTGAGGGGTAGTTAGGTCTGGCCTGCAATTTTCGGCTAGTGTGCGAAACGTTTCAGAAATCTAAATctagtagattttttacttttcattttttttatttatttttgttccaGGAAAAACGTTCCGACCTTCAggtacataatttattaaaaaaaaaaaaaaaattttttttcctaaggGCATCTTTAGACCTCCCTTTCCACATGAGTGTGAGTGTagcaaacaaatttaaaattataaataaataattaataaaataacatttggaaaaaatgcgcatttaaaaaattttgaaattaataagtgcattttttataaatatcattttttaaattatttattctatttatttataattttaaatttctccgatgtctgctacatttacactcgtACTTTCcacttatttaataaatctaattatCTCAAATTGTCATgatcatattaaaattttatgaattataaaaacaaaaaaaaacactagttgaaaaaaatttcactaagttataggtttaaaaaaaaaaaaaattacatttgttTCAAATTAGCACTcagtgaaattttcaaaataattttcaacaaaatcatgatgttaaaattataattaaaacttcattaattttataaaaatctatatctttgcaaaattttaacttcattatatttttttcaatcaatacttagcttttttttttttaactaattaacaaaattgtaATACTGTTACAAACTTCAAGATCActggatatatttttaaaaaagggtGGTAGGATTCCTGAAACTCCCTTTAATtctaataatgaaattatagattttttttttttattctcatttataataaatttatttaatcattattaatttatagaaaatcctatttctaatttaatagTATTCTATATCTCTGTATATTCATAACAACAATCTTATGGtttaatggtaaaaaaataaaaaaaaataattctcaaattatttaaaaaaaaattttggtaaattattatcattactacgATGGAAATTaggtttaatattattttctgcaACATTAACATCATCATCAATTTGACTGTCCAACAAAGGTGAATATGAATCTTCTCTTCCACTGGATGTATTAGGAACCAAGTGAACATCAGCTTGAGTAGTTACATAAACATGATAATCTGGTGAATCTGACGAACTAGGTTGACTTAAATCTACACGACCATTTCTTTTAATGTCTTCATCTGAATAATCATCAATCGTGAATGTTACAAAACCATTTTCATCCAGATTTGACTCCCTATCACTATCAGTTAGTTTTTGATTAACTTTACCTGCTTCCGGATCAGtcctttgaattttatttgaagtaATCTCATTCAGATTAACGGATTGTGAATTAGCTGATACTGGAGAACAATTTGTTTCATCTACATCTTTTTTTGAACGTAAATTATATCTTTGTTCTTTTGGTGATTTCACACCACTTGTTTCATCaacaaaacttttaaattctcCAGAGGTAATACTTTCAAATGAATTATCAACAACCATTTCTTCATCTGCTTTTGAAGTTCCAACCTCTTCAATGTTAACTTCATTTTGTGCTGTAGTTCTATCATTTGTTACTCTAGATTTTGCTGGATCTTTAGGCtgattagtattttttaaattacttttctccGAGTGTTCATTTTCATCATCCCATAAACCatgagatttatttttataagaatgaactttttcatttgatttttcaatGGATGATTTGATACCACctgttttaataagaaaacGTTTGAACTGTCCAGAAGCAATACTACGGGATGAATTATCAACAACCATTTCTTCATCTGCTTTTGAAGTTCCAGCCTCTTCAATATTAACTTCATCATTTTGTGCTGAAGTTCTATCATTTATTACTCTAGATATTTCCGGATCTTTAGACtgattagtattttttaaattacttttatccGAGTGTTCATTTTCATCATCCCATAAACCatgagatttatttttacaagaatgaactttttcatttgatttttcaatGGATGATTTGATACCACctgttttaataagaaaacGTTTGAATTGTCCAGAAGCAATACTACGGGATGAATTATCAACAACTATTTCTTCATCTGATTTTGAAGTTCCAACCTCTTCAATATTAACTTCATTTTGTGCTGAAGTTCTATCATTTATTACTCTAGATGTTTCCGGATCTTTAGACtgattagtattttttaaattacttttatccGAGTGTTCATTTTCATCATCCCATAAATCatgagatttatttttacaagactgaacttttttatttgatttttcaatgGATGATTTGATGCCACCTGTTTTAGTAAGAAAACTTTTGAACTGTCCAGAAGCAATACTATGGGATGAATTATCAACAACTATTTCTTCTTCTGCTTTTGAAGTTCCAGCCTcttcaatattaatttcatcattttgtGCTGTAGTTCTATCATTCGTTACTCTAGATATTTCCGAATCTgtagcattttttaaattatttttatctgagTGTTGATTCTTATCTCGCAAATCATCAACTACCAAAATATCATcatcagatttatttttaccagaattaaatcttttattatctttatccGAAGACTCATGCACTTCCCTTTTATCTAACTTACGtttattgtttacttttttctcttcattttGTTTATCTTCCAGCGATTTAGTTGATGATTTATCACAACCATCACGAATCTTGGgaacattattattaacctGCTCACATATTTTACTAACTCCAGCTTCTGATTCTTTTTCTTCCTTAcgatctgtaaaaaaaaatttttaaatacattataAGCTAAAAGACCTAGTATTCTATCAGAGAACTAATACtcgatcactcatgtatttgtatatttatagttagtaaaatttagtaaatataaatatacaaatacaagagtgatcgagtactaggTTTCTTACCTTATTACGGGGGGAaagaggattttttttcagagtaccttctttatttaaattcttaaaatttttataaaaaaatattaaaaaacaagccagtggtagtggggagagacgagtcacctcaataaaaaagtctccatgctGTAgacaggataactcatgactgttttacctgaaatcaaaaaaccaaaaagatttctttagtacataaatttatcttggatttgaacgaaggatttttttttctataattacttactttttaattaaacaaaaggaataatttttggcaaaaatccaagttttttgattgcacctttaccaaaaattcaaaaatgaatattttgtttattccttcGTTCGAATCCTAGATAAACTTACGcactaaagaaatttttttggttttttgatttcagatgaaGCAGTCATAAGTTATCCGGCCTACGacatggagacttttttttcttttgatgactcgtctctccccactaccactggcttattttccaatatttttttatgaaaatttagcagaatattcttgaaatgacGCTTAATAATGCTACAAATTTTGAGATCGTTAAAAGAGTACGTACtctgaaacaaaaatatcctctttttttttaatcttcgaCCCCTTTCCcccttaataaataatttaaaaaatttaagtccaaaaaatgattgaaaaatcagtttcataattttgaataaatacttattaataCTTACCTATTACTTTACTATTAGATTTGACTAACGATAATTGTGACTTTTCCGAATTTTTACGAGACTTGGTATCAATCCACGggttttcatcaattaaattcCTAGGTTTTGGCTCtcgattattattactattaacaaTCTGCTTACTGTAATTACTTTCATTCTCTCTCTTATCACAAATAACAACAGAATCATTCGAGTCATTTTCTCCagcataattatttaaattacaccTTCTATTTAAATTGCCATCATTATCAACACGAacgttatcattattaatattatttttttctctaactttattcaattttttcttaggCGATTCCCGCCAATACTTGTTCAAACTTTTAATCAACGGAttgcaatatttattaattgagcaaaataaaatcgcacttattatttctttacaattAATCATTCTTTTCTTCGATTTACTAAGAAATAATTCCATTTCATCATATTCTCTATCGCTTATTAATTCAATGCCAGTATTTCGTTTAGCTTCAGTACattcaacaataataatatccgGTTCAACAAGTTCACTAGCATCAAATGaagatttatgataaatatgtgGCCTGCCACCAGCTGCTTTGATAATAAATCCATAATTATTACACTGTtgcacattaaaaaatatgaaatttaaaccatcaaataaattttttctttcgttaACTGGATAAAATGCAACAtctttaaattctattttaaaagtatcatTCGCTACTGTGTAGTCAAGTGGGTTTGGTAATTTTACATCATTTTTTACAGCACACATAAAAGCTTGCCAATATGATATATCAGTAATTGGCAGCCCAGAACTAAGAGCAAAAACAAATTTAGATGTTACTCTATTACACAGTGTCATAAAATGGGTACACTTTTGATTACACTCATTGTAAACAGTACCGCCAATACTTTCTATAGCTCTGACAATATTTATCTTACTGTCATTGCAATAACCACAAGCCAGAAGACCAATTTCGTGATATTTTAATGTCCAAATATTATCACCCattccaaattttattttatcacctGGTTCCAGTTGATAAGATTTTCCTGGTTCTAATTTTATCTGGGTATTTCtcataatatatgtatgataCTTTGAACCGTAGTCTATTATTTCACATATTGAATTTCTGTTGttgttaatttcaaaattattattttctattttattatttggataaacaattattttagcaTGATGTTTACTTATTGATCGGTCAGCTGCTATACACAAAGTGGAATTTGAATTCCTACcaattttcaattcttttttactCAATGGTAAGTGCATTAAATATCCAACCGGATGCTCTAGTgaccacattttttttatttcaattatcacaacttttagatttttttttaaaccaaacaataatttttgcgGCTTACGGCTTTTAGTTTTTGGAAGGTTAGTTTTGTCaataacaaaacaattaaGTTGACTTTATTTTGAGATCAGAATTTAAATGACAAGACCTCTATGAATCATgtcggtaaaataaaatactattattactatcgTCGATATTAAAGCTATCGATATCttctttattcaaaaatttcgaaatgtAGCCTTatcatttattcttattacttgcgcggtaaatttaaatatttgaaaaataagttattaaaaattggagaaaactaaaaatcgtacgtcaaaataaaatggcgacatttgatagaaaaatattttaaaaattaaaaaaaaaaaacacgcaagtgtttgaacaaaccatggtggggaaataatatgcagaagggtgtcctaatacacttggagatttaatttaaattgctccaagtgcattgcagctaaaaaacgtcacttgactgctatttcccaccagacgatgccagatgattttgctcaggaacttggaaggTATCCGCATCAGCAATTcgcaacactttacactagcactgaGCCCTCAACACTTAACGACACTATAGACactttaaacaatttaaattttacaa includes:
- the LOC103569635 gene encoding probable serine/threonine-protein kinase DDB_G0282963 isoform X1; its protein translation is MWSLEHPVGYLMHLPLSKKELKIGRNSNSTLCIAADRSISKHHAKIIVYPNNKIENNNFEINNNRNSICEIIDYGSKYHTYIMRNTQIKLEPGKSYQLEPGDKIKFGMGDNIWTLKYHEIGLLACGYCNDSKINIVRAIESIGGTVYNECNQKCTHFMTLCNRVTSKFVFALSSGLPITDISYWQAFMCAVKNDVKLPNPLDYTVANDTFKIEFKDVAFYPVNERKNLFDGLNFIFFNVQQCNNYGFIIKAAGGRPHIYHKSSFDASELVEPDIIIVECTEAKRNTGIELISDREYDEMELFLSKSKKRMINCKEIISAILFCSINKYCNPLIKSLNKYWRESPKKKLNKVREKNNINNDNVRVDNDGNLNRRCNLNNYAGENDSNDSVVICDKRENESNYSKQIVNSNNNREPKPRNLIDENPWIDTKSRKNSEKSQLSLVKSNSKVIDRKEEKESEAGVSKICEQVNNNVPKIRDGCDKSSTKSLEDKQNEEKKVNNKRKLDKREVHESSDKDNKRFNSGKNKSDDDILVVDDLRDKNQHSDKNNLKNATDSEISRVTNDRTTAQNDEINIEEAGTSKAEEEIVVDNSSHSIASGQFKSFLTKTGGIKSSIEKSNKKVQSCKNKSHDLWDDENEHSDKSNLKNTNQSKDPETSRVINDRTSAQNEVNIEEVGTSKSDEEIVVDNSSRSIASGQFKRFLIKTGGIKSSIEKSNEKVHSCKNKSHGLWDDENEHSDKSNLKNTNQSKDPEISRVINDRTSAQNDEVNIEEAGTSKADEEMVVDNSSRSIASGQFKRFLIKTGGIKSSIEKSNEKVHSYKNKSHGLWDDENEHSEKSNLKNTNQPKDPAKSRVTNDRTTAQNEVNIEEVGTSKADEEMVVDNSFESITSGEFKSFVDETSGVKSPKEQRYNLRSKKDVDETNCSPVSANSQSVNLNEITSNKIQRTDPEAGKVNQKLTDSDRESNLDENGFVTFTIDDYSDEDIKRNGRVDLSQPSSSDSPDYHVYVTTQADVHLVPNTSSGREDSYSPLLDSQIDDDVNVAENNIKPNFHRSNDNNLPKFFFK
- the LOC103569635 gene encoding probable serine/threonine-protein kinase DDB_G0282963 isoform X2, with protein sequence MWSLEHPVGYLMHLPLSKKELKIGRNSNSTLCIAADRSISKHHAKIIVYPNNKIENNNFEINNNRNSICEIIDYGSKYHTYIMRNTQIKLEPGKSYQLEPGDKIKFGMGDNIWTLKYHEIGLLACGYCNDSKINIVRAIESIGGTVYNECNQKCTHFMTLCNRVTSKFVFALSSGLPITDISYWQAFMCAVKNDVKLPNPLDYTVANDTFKIEFKDVAFYPVNERKNLFDGLNFIFFNVQQCNNYGFIIKAAGGRPHIYHKSSFDASELVEPDIIIVECTEAKRNTGIELISDREYDEMELFLSKSKKRMINCKEIISAILFCSINKYCNPLIKSLNKYWRESPKKKLNKVREKNNINNDNVRVDNDGNLNRRCNLNNYAGENDSNDSVVICDKRENESNYSKQIVNSNNNREPKPRNLIDENPWIDTKSRKNSEKSQLSLVKSNSKVIDRKEEKESEAGVSKICEQVNNNVPKIRDGCDKSSTKSLEDKQNEEKKVNNKHSEISRVTNDRTTAQNDEINIEEAGTSKAEEEIVVDNSSHSIASGQFKSFLTKTGGIKSSIEKSNKKVQSCKNKSHDLWDDENEHSDKSNLKNTNQSKDPETSRVINDRTSAQNEVNIEEVGTSKSDEEIVVDNSSRSIASGQFKRFLIKTGGIKSSIEKSNEKVHSCKNKSHGLWDDENEHSDKSNLKNTNQSKDPEISRVINDRTSAQNDEVNIEEAGTSKADEEMVVDNSSRSIASGQFKRFLIKTGGIKSSIEKSNEKVHSYKNKSHGLWDDENEHSEKSNLKNTNQPKDPAKSRVTNDRTTAQNEVNIEEVGTSKADEEMVVDNSFESITSGEFKSFVDETSGVKSPKEQRYNLRSKKDVDETNCSPVSANSQSVNLNEITSNKIQRTDPEAGKVNQKLTDSDRESNLDENGFVTFTIDDYSDEDIKRNGRVDLSQPSSSDSPDYHVYVTTQADVHLVPNTSSGREDSYSPLLDSQIDDDVNVAENNIKPNFHRSNDNNLPKFFFK